From the Roseibium salinum genome, one window contains:
- the ppk2 gene encoding polyphosphate kinase 2, which translates to MSEDSARTWVEAEWADSLDEELEMEIDDFLIARDLAFISDKKHQSSIDRNTYFHELLRLQAELVKLQDWVQHNGEKIVVIFEGRDAAGKGGVIKRITQRLNPRVARVVALPAPTEREKSQWYFQRYVPHLPAAGEIVLFDRSWYNRSGVERVMGFASEDHVEQFFNDVPEFERMLVRSGITLIKYWFSITDEEQQLRFLMRIHDPLKQWKLSPMDLESRVRWEDYTKAKEDTFERTNIPEAPWFIVEGNDKKQARLNCISHLLSMLPYEEVPTDPVVLPERRYNSDYERKVLPEHLYVPEKY; encoded by the coding sequence AGGCCGAATGGGCGGACAGTCTGGACGAAGAACTGGAAATGGAGATCGACGACTTTCTGATCGCCAGGGACCTGGCCTTCATTTCCGACAAGAAGCATCAGTCATCGATCGACCGGAACACCTATTTTCACGAGCTGCTGCGTCTCCAGGCGGAGTTGGTCAAGCTCCAGGACTGGGTGCAGCACAACGGGGAGAAGATCGTGGTGATCTTCGAGGGCCGGGACGCGGCCGGCAAGGGTGGGGTGATCAAGCGGATCACCCAGCGGCTCAACCCGCGTGTCGCCCGCGTCGTGGCGTTGCCGGCGCCGACCGAGCGCGAAAAATCCCAGTGGTATTTCCAGCGCTACGTGCCGCATCTGCCGGCCGCCGGCGAGATCGTCCTTTTCGACCGGTCCTGGTACAATCGCTCCGGCGTGGAACGGGTCATGGGCTTTGCCAGCGAGGACCATGTCGAGCAGTTTTTCAACGACGTGCCGGAATTCGAGCGCATGCTCGTGCGCTCCGGCATCACGCTGATCAAATACTGGTTCTCCATCACGGACGAAGAGCAGCAGTTGCGCTTCCTGATGCGCATCCACGACCCGCTCAAGCAGTGGAAACTGTCGCCGATGGACCTGGAATCGCGCGTGCGCTGGGAGGATTATACCAAGGCCAAGGAAGACACTTTCGAGCGCACGAACATTCCCGAGGCGCCCTGGTTCATCGTCGAAGGCAACGACAAGAAACAGGCCCGTCTCAACTGCATCAGCCATCTCCTGTCCATGCTGCCCTACGAGGAAGTCCCGACTGATCCGGTCGTCCTGCCGGAGCGCCGCTACAATTCCGACTACGAGCGCAAGGTCCTGCCGGAGCATCTCTACGTACCGGAAAAATATTGA
- a CDS encoding Gfo/Idh/MocA family protein — MEDGKIRWGIVSTADIGLKKVIPGIQRSKTGIAFAIGSRDKARADAAARALGIERAYGSYEDLLADPDVDAVYIPLPNHLHVPLTRQAVEAGKHVLCEKPLALNAEEAAQLRDLPKDRLVAENFMVRAHPQWMMAREIIRSGELGELKAIQAFFSYFNDDPGNIRNMADIGGGALYDIGCYTMLAGRYFFEAEPQRVVSLIDKDPQFGTDRMSSALLDFGAGRHLTFTVSTQLTPYQRVQLVGTKKRLEIVIPVNAPQGEAVSLRVDDGSVLGDAVMQTQIISPCDQYAELVDVFGKAVAGEAPLPYGLEDAIQNMKVLDALFASAVDGGWVSLS, encoded by the coding sequence ATGGAAGACGGAAAAATCCGGTGGGGGATCGTTTCAACGGCCGATATCGGCCTCAAGAAGGTTATTCCCGGCATCCAGCGGTCGAAGACGGGCATCGCCTTCGCCATCGGCTCCCGCGACAAGGCCCGGGCCGACGCGGCCGCCAGGGCTCTGGGCATCGAACGGGCCTATGGCTCCTATGAGGATCTGCTGGCGGACCCGGATGTGGATGCCGTCTACATTCCGCTGCCGAACCACCTGCATGTGCCGTTGACCAGGCAGGCGGTCGAGGCGGGCAAGCATGTGCTGTGTGAAAAGCCGCTTGCGCTGAATGCGGAGGAGGCGGCCCAGCTTCGCGATCTGCCGAAGGACAGGCTGGTCGCCGAAAACTTCATGGTCCGGGCGCATCCGCAATGGATGATGGCCCGTGAAATCATTCGCTCCGGCGAGCTTGGCGAACTGAAGGCGATCCAGGCCTTTTTCAGCTACTTCAACGACGACCCGGGCAATATCCGCAACATGGCCGATATCGGCGGCGGCGCGCTCTACGATATCGGCTGCTACACCATGCTGGCGGGCCGTTACTTCTTTGAAGCGGAACCGCAGCGGGTCGTGTCGCTGATCGACAAGGATCCGCAATTCGGCACCGACCGGATGAGCAGCGCCCTTCTGGATTTCGGCGCCGGTCGGCACCTGACCTTCACCGTCTCGACCCAGCTGACGCCCTACCAGCGTGTCCAGCTCGTCGGCACGAAGAAGCGGCTGGAGATCGTCATTCCGGTGAATGCGCCGCAAGGCGAGGCGGTTTCCCTGCGCGTCGACGACGGCTCGGTCCTGGGAGACGCGGTGATGCAGACCCAGATCATTTCGCCCTGCGACCAGTATGCCGAACTCGTCGACGTGTTCGGAAAGGCCGTTGCCGGCGAAGCACCGCTGCCCTATGGCCTGGAAGACGCGATCCAGAACATGAAGGTCCTGGATGCCCTGTTTGCCTCTGCTGTGGATGGTGGCTGGGTTTCGCTAAGCTGA
- a CDS encoding helix-turn-helix transcriptional regulator, producing MKQKRAGLQPGQRQIAALSAFMLLQSVAAAFFVGDVFWDLMNDLGSPHSLLEAFVVFVLISGIFLAGWQLKLTMHRMQYQERALATARGELSGIIETQFTEWGLTPAERDVGLLALKGLDLTTIAQMRGAAQGTVRAQLTKIYAKAGVSGRHQFAAWFVEDLLDEGLSTNQSG from the coding sequence AGGTCTTCAGCCTGGGCAGCGACAGATCGCTGCCCTTTCCGCTTTCATGTTGCTGCAATCCGTCGCCGCCGCATTTTTCGTCGGCGACGTCTTCTGGGACTTGATGAACGACCTTGGCAGTCCTCATTCGCTGCTGGAAGCGTTTGTCGTCTTTGTCCTGATTTCGGGAATCTTCCTCGCGGGCTGGCAGCTCAAGCTCACCATGCACAGGATGCAATACCAGGAACGCGCGCTTGCCACTGCGCGCGGTGAATTGTCCGGGATCATCGAGACCCAATTCACGGAATGGGGCCTGACCCCGGCTGAACGCGATGTGGGGCTGCTTGCCCTGAAGGGGCTCGACCTCACGACGATTGCCCAGATGCGAGGGGCGGCGCAAGGCACCGTCCGCGCTCAGTTGACTAAGATCTATGCCAAGGCAGGGGTCTCGGGCCGTCACCAGTTTGCCGCCTGGTTCGTGGAAGATCTGCTCGACGAAGGTCTTTCCACAAACCAGTCTGGCTGA